The following is a genomic window from Labrus bergylta chromosome 2, fLabBer1.1, whole genome shotgun sequence.
CTATGTTTTGTTGATAAAAGTTAAATACTTGACATTGTGTGAATGATGCTCAAGCTGACTTCAAAGCATTGTTCAACTCAGACCTGTCTGCTATGGGCGTGGATCCGTCCAGTCTGACGTAACGATGCGTCAGATGTTTCAGCAGCACTTCGACAATGTCCAGCATCATGGTGAACTGACTGAATAATACCACTCTGTCTCCCTGTACggtaaaaacatatttttaagacATTATATTTTATTCTGTGTAACAAAGTAACCTCTTCCTTCATGCGCCATACACATTCAGCACAATGATATTTACCTTGTTTTTGAGTGAGGTCAACAGCTCTGTGAGGTGGTGGAATTTCCCAGAGTCGAGCAGGAGATCGTTTTCGAGCTTGTAGGAGCTGATGGAGGAGTACTGCTTACACAGATTGTGCAGCTCAAAGTCTGACATCACTTCCATGTCCTCCTGGATGAGAGCTGGTTCTGCATCGAAGTGAGTTGGCTCCtaatagagagagaaaaacatttagaaaatatgTAATATTAGGAGGGCAGAGAAAGATGCCAAAACGAAGCCAAGAGGAGGGGCGACAAATAAATGAGTAGAACCTTCAGCATGAGTTTGCTCATAGCTTTGAGCTTCTCTGTGGTGTAGTACTGTCTGTGGAGCAGAGGGTGGTTGGCCATCTTCCTCAACTGCATCATCACATTACACAACTCGCGCTCTGcatgacaaacattttaaagaactcattattttctgttatttgtaCAAAGGAGGACTCTGATTGTGCTCAGGGATCAGACAATCCAGCTCACTCTCGCCATTGGTGGAacctttgagtttttttaaaaggctctGGTAGAGGACCTtctgcttctcactcattgggCAGAACTCgaccttctcttctttttctggcaGCTGTTTGAGAACCTGCAAAAGGAAAAGCTATTAGAAACTcttaacactttgtttttttactatTACGGATGGGAATCGCAGAGTAACTCACAATACGCTAAGTCTAGATTAACGTTAAACATGAATGTAACTGTGCCAAAAGGACTCACCTCACTCTTGACTCTTCTGAGGATAAAAGGCTTCATTATGAGTTTGGCCTGAGAAATACGGTCCCTCTCAAAGCGGCTCTGCTCCTCGTGGGATTTCTGCAACATAAAATACAACGTTGAACACATGAGCAATGGTGACAAAGCTTGCAGTGGAAACATTTGTAATTTGACTTGTGAACCAGAGTCCCTGTCTACACCAGGTATCAACATGTGCTTTCAGTGATCTGATCACAAGTGGACAGCACACTTTGCATTAACAACATGTCTCCAGTGACCACTCGCGTTAGGATCTCACCCGCCTGCTGCAATATACAAATAAGAACACTAACATTATTTAAATCTGAAAAGACTAAATGTGTCATAGTTTCACCAAGAAAGATGCTGCGTTGTTCTCCAATTCTCAACAGTGCTATAGCAGATGATGTCACTTGAGGGGGCGGTCCTTATTATGACCAAGCACACAAAAAGCATCTACCCAACCAAACCGATGGGGTTTAGGTCTTTAGACTAGAGTACCTATAGTTCATCTCTGAGGAGAGCACGCTTGTGTTTCCAAGTCGTGTGCATGCTGTTGTTTTGCCCCATCCACCCTCAAATGGTTTAGCTTTTACCTATCCAGACAAACTGAGCTTACAGTAAGAACCACTCACCATAGAAAACATTTTGGAGATCTGTGTTGTGGAGCTGGAGAACATAGAAGGCATAATAAAGTTCAGGAGAGACATCAGCTCTAAGAGGTTGTTCTGTAAAGGAGTGCCTGTCAGCAGCAAGCGGTGCTCCGCCTGCACGGGGGAAAGAGAGACTTCATGAACCTGTTGTTATGTGCAATACCTCACGGTGTTAAAGACAGAAGGGACATTAATTCAGAGGATTGAAGACAGCAAAGGCATTGGGGGATATTTGgtggtacaaaaaaaatcataacaCAGTGTTGTTGAGCTTACGTTAATAGCCATAAGGTGGCGATAGCGCAGCGTGTTCATGTTCTTCAGCATGTGACCTTCATCAAACACTGCATACGACAGACGTAGTTTTCGGAAAAGGCTGCGGTCATTTTCATTCCCTATGGCCAAGTTATACCTGTGaccaaaaagaacaaataaaccATAAACCAAAGACGATCTGActccttcatttttatttgagtttgAGAGACAAGTCTCTTGAGGGGTTTAATTCATCCTTAACAGCAGAGTACTTTTAATGAACTGTAAAATATATCAAtaggtgtgggtgtgtgtgtgtgtgtgtgtgtgtgtttgctcacgTTGTCACAATGACGTTGAACTTAACGGCTTCGTTGAGGATGTCATGTCTGAGGTATCGGCGGTCCTCCATTGATCCTGTAAAGGACAATAACCAAGTTAAGAAAGTTTTCTCTGATAAAGACACTGACCTCGTATCTATTTAACACAATAAACTCTAACTTAATAAAGGAGACAAAAGTTTGGAAAAGTCAAGTGTtatcaataaaatacacattttacaaTAAGGGACATAAAAAATGAATACgcaaatgtaaatataaagaagagaaaagctGCGTCACTATTTTGCACATTCCATCTTTGTTATTTCAAAAGAAAGGGGATGAAATGCACAAACTATCAACAGCTTGCAGTCTGCTTAGAAATCAAATGGTCCTTTAATTCTAAAGAGGATTCATTCTGTTTGTGCAGATTCTGTCGTTGTTTTCTACGGCGGGTCTGAACACTCGACTGGAAGGTTCAGTTTAAGAAGGTGAATGAGGAGTCTTACCATAATAGACTAGAACTTTGAGGCTGGGACACCACAGCTTCAGCTCTCTGACCCAGTTATCTACAAAACAGAGggaataaaatcaacaaaattcaaacataaaacatttaaaaagttaaattacaGATTAGCAAATTATGTTGCTACTGTCTGAATGAACAATAACAAAAGGCTTACAAGAAAAGTAGTTTAGATACACCAGAGAAGCTGGTGAGATGAAAAGggcaggtaaacaaaaacattcccCGACTCAAGCATATCCTTTACGGATGAAAATAATTAACTACATTGGCGGACTCCTTGTAAATATTGCCAATTACTGGCTATTTAGTTAGCATAACGCTAGCTAGCAGGAGACCGGTTGCAGCAGGGTGGCTGATGTCCCGTATGTAAACAGTCGTTCTTGGTGGCTGGCATCCCTGTGTGGTTGGTGTCAAAATCCATCTTGTATCAAAACAGTCATGATGTTATTAAGACAATTATGCTGAGTACTTTTTTTATACAGTGTTTTGGTGtagctgctgcttctttttcttgctCCTCTGTTGTCAGCACGACCTCACAGAGTTTCCACATGCAGACATCAGAGGAGCAAGAGAAGAAGCTGCAGCCACACACCAAAACTCggtaacaaacacaacatcatgGCTATTTAGATTCAAACATTTACCCGCCATATGTCAGATAGCTCTGTGATTTAACATGTCAAACGGATAATCTACACAATTTTGTGCTTGATTGATGTCAGTATCAGATCCTGGCTGATAAGAAATCTACACAAACAATGATtactgtgttttctttctcacaGAATCATGCTTGTTAGTAAAAAATGCCCTAACACTAAATGATATTATACTTAACAGCATTATCTTAGTGTAGGTTGTTGGATTGACATGAAGATTGGATTAAAAGCGGGATTCTGAAGATGGTTTACCAAGTGTAGAGGCCGGCACAGTGATGAGGTGAGGTCCTTCTTTTCCATTCTGGTAAAGTTGGGCCAGAAATGCTATAGCCTGGATGGTTTTCCCCAAACCCTGAGGGAAGAAATGAACGAGAAAatgaaagatggagagaaagagagtcgGTCAAATATCGAACATGTGGAATGACGACAGAAGGAAAGAGCCAGGTGGACGGACTGAAGACATATTTGAACATCTGTACAATCAGATGAGGTACTTCCAGTataaacatagaaaaaaaaaattcagactACAACTTCATTCACAACAGCTTCAAAGAGCTTTCAAAGCAAAGTTCTCACTGGTgtcactgtttttctttctgcccTTTCCACCAGCTGGTTGTTTATTCACCTGCAGGACGGCTACACATCCGCACAGAAAGCTCTTTGATACTGAACAGATCAACACTCATTGAGTGCTGACTTCAACGTTCAGCACGCGCCTGATGTCCTGCATGACTTTTTACGGGTTTGCACAAAgggtttttgtttctttttctttacttaAGGATCTAAATCAACACCTCACAAACACTGGTATTGCAGCATGTCACTTCCAAAAAAGGTAATCCATTGGGTGCCTTACCATTTCATCAGCGAGGATACCACTCAGGTTGTGCTCATGCAGAAGCAGCAGCCAGTTTAGACCGATGAGCTGATAGGGTTTCAGCTTCAACCTGAAAGACAACAAATAACTTGCTGAGGACAAGCTGTGAACCCTCTCACTCAGTGATAAATGTGCACTGGAAGTCATTCAGAAATCCTAATAAATGATGCACGTAACAGCCTGGAAAAAAAGATCCTTCAAATATGAGGTAGCTCTGCAGACATATCTGTTACTCTTCATAGAGGACTGGCTGAGAACACCCACCTTTTTCATTTGCTAGTCTACCCAATTTATAGGCCATTAATTGATTagaaagataagataaaccttAATTAATCCCacaacaaagaaatgtacaCTCTTACAACAGCAAAGAGCGagaatagcaaaaaaaaaaaaaaggcacacagTGCACAATAAGATAACTGAGCAGccaaaaacagagctgcagctgttacaaatgtagtctgaacattCACAGTTTTATGGAAAACAATAACATgcacacagaacacaaacaagctCCATATGTTATTGCACTAAGTATCACAGGATATTATAACAGGATAGATATTGTAATGTGATATTATTGCATAAGTGGTTGGAGTGAATTGTGTCcagcttgtgtgttttgtgatctactgGGAGCAGGCTCGGTTAAACAGTCTAATATTATAGTGTATATTATAATATAGTATAagtgtatttgtgcattttaCTCACTGGCTGTTGAGTACCCTTGGCGATTTCATGGCCCCGGTGCCCTTCGCTATCACTGAATTCACCTGATTGGCCATTTTTGTGGAAATGGTCTCACATTTGGACATGAGCCCACGGACAACCTTTCTCTCTTTAAGGACGACTTTGCAGCCCACCAGTAACTGCTCTGACAGTCCGTTGTTTTTAATGAAGACGTCAACCTGAAGAGGAAAGTGGAGACTGTTGTTACATAAAGTATCTAAACAGTAACACATTGAATACGACTGTATTAGAAAAGCAAATCATCAGATGACTTGAGAGCAGATAGGGAGAGAATAATAAAGAAGCGCTGAACTTCATCACTAGTTCTGCTGTTTGCAAACAGTCTGTGCTACTTTGCCATTGTCTGTACGTCTATGGTCAAGGTGAACTCATCTATCTTTCAGGCGATATTATAAACCCAAACATGCACAGCAGAAGCGATAAAGAGATATCTGAGTTGTGTTTGGGTTACACACATTGAACAGTCCTGTGACTGCAACATGACCTCGTTTATGTAGTTATTAGCTCACTATTGACAGAAGGGTGtttggaaaaggaaaaaaaagggctgaCAGTTTGATAAGGGAGCACAAAGAGAGATTTGTGGGGAAGTGAAGAGTTCTGCAATTCAATAGCTCTTCAGGAATGTCTCGTCCCTACACAGAAGATGCTCAATAAGTAAATACGCTCTGAATCAAAGTCAACGGGTCACAAAGTCATCTTCCAGGTGTTCAGCGGAACCATAGCAGAATTTAACATCTGAaggtctttgttttgtgtttttttaacttttcttgACAACTTGTGCAAACTGTgacaaaaagtaacaaaaatgtccttttacaCTTAAGCCTTGAaaactttttgataccacatgtttaACAAGATGATACTATCAGTTACTTTACAGGCTGCCACCAGGGGCACGGGTggcatagtggttagtgcgcacccTATGTaaagaggctgcagtcctccaaaTCTGAATCTGACCTTTGGCCCCCTTCCtacaagtcattccccactccctctctaccggatttctgacactatccactgttctCTCTAAtcaaaggcataaaaatccccccccaaaaaaaaatatatatatatatatatatatatatatacatatatatgcagcttctttaaaaaaagaagctgccaCCAGCCCAATAGCAAACACAGTCAAACTGACACAAATAAGTAGGCAATATTTTTGTTCCAGTGGTGTcgataaaatatttttctctatATAGCCAGTTTAGTCCCATAGATATCAGagatctctttttcaagggagacgtGGCCAAGAATAGCAGAGACACACAGTTTCAatatccaaacacattacataaTTTATATCATTTGAAATTTCCTAGCATCATAATGAAGTTTAAATTTCTGGTAGCGTTACAACCCTgttgtgcgcacacacacacacacacacacactcaccacgCGTTTCCAACTATCAAAGGGTCTCAGTTCCACGATCTTCTGAGCCTTCTTAACAGAGCAGCCAGCGATCAGCGACAGCTCGTCTATCGATGCCTCCTGTAAAAAGGTGAGTATCTCCTTCTTCAGGTCTGTCATGCCACCTTTAGTGTCCAGCTCCTCGTCCGAGTCCTCAAACTCACTGCTTACTGCGTCCTCGTCACTTTCACCACCAGAACTGACGTGTTGGTCTGAGGCCCGGGCCTTCTTTTTACTCTCTGCTGCCTGCTTCTTGGCTATACTGGTCCCACTGGCAAACCTGGAAAGCATCTGAGCCGTGGAGGACGAGGACGAAGTTGGCTTTAACGAGGAAGAGGTAGTTGTTTTCTTAACAGGTGCTGATGAAGACACTGGGGCTGGACTTAATGTAAGCCATGAAGACAAAGTGGAGATTCTAGGTTTGTTTTGAGGACCTCTGCTGTCGTCTGAGTCTGATTCGTCTTCACTGTCCTTTGTAGCGTCTGTATCATCTGAGCTGTCGTCTGCATCGTCTTTGTGCTTCGTTGACTTTCTGTGGTCACTGCTCGACTTGTCTTTGCTTTTCGATTTACTGGGGTTATCTTCTTCTGCCTCATTGGAGCTGTGGCTGGTATTttctaacaacaacaaaaaaaagtaaacaatccAAATCAGTATCAGAATCAATATCACGTGATGTCGATGAAATGATGTTTGGACTATGACGATAGCTTTTGTGTTCACACCTTGATCGGAGAATACTTGTAGAGCCTGCAGAGCGTCCTCATAATTCCAGTCGTGTTCCTGTAGCACCATGCGCAGCTCCTACAACAAGCCACAAAGAATGTTTAATGCTTCAAGTAGCTGTAGATGACAGACAAGTCGTCCATTTTGCTGTGAAATCCCTTAACATGTGACTtgggcaaaaaaataaaaaaacaacggCCAAAGGCCAAAGGCAGGGGTGAttgacaggtagatcgctgagtgattctcagtcgatctccagatgtttagtcaatataaaatacaattttaaaatagaaatgtgatttcaatttcatctcattgcagtgtttcccacacagagACGATACCTGGgtggggagcccaagtatacttccaacctgtttgtatttaatttttcatttattcatgaaattgctgcgtgcatgagagagcgagagagagagcgagagcgagagagagagcgcgagagagcgagagagagagagagagagcgcgtaAGAGAGTGCAGGCACGTGCAAGGACGTGCAAGTAAACCCGgggcgggtaaatgttttaccaaaaagtcatatatagaaagtATGCTCTGaatattaagcgcatttgatgtagctgcaactacttttctctgctccactctgctgtcatgactgtgagcatcgcggggcacgctgagacacaccaacatacagcgcaaatgcacgcacgcacgcactggagcaccagccaccacgcgaacctttttacttttagtgctttttacttttagtaCGGACCAAGTCAGGAACACACGTGATCCGGTCAAACGGTGTCTGctgctaatttaacaaaagcaacatcatctcacagcaactaaattaagggaaaaacatatgtgctataaatacaaacgtaatattaaaatgtaccctaaaataagagttaaaaaaaaaattatgtcgatattgtattattttttacgACTCACAGAACTGTCATTTATTACATCTGAAATTATTCTCTGTTTGTCGTGTGCGTATTAAATGCATTTGGAGGCTGTCGGTAAAGGTTACGGCTCACTATGTgaactggtagatctcggcagactggtaactttaaaagtagatcttggttcaaaaaaggttgggcacccctggcCAAAGGGGTAGTTATCACATTATGCAGAGTATACACAGTTTCAGAAAGTTAGAAAAAATCTGTCTCAATATGATGCGCTACAAACAGGGACAAAGTGTCTTCACCTCCTTGTCTGGGTCGGGGAACTTTCTCTGCAGTCTTCTGACCATGGCCTCCTTCTTCTCAAAGCTCGGCGTTTTGTCTTCACTGTCTTCATCATCAGTGGCCTTTACAAAAAGAGGAATTAAAAGGTTTAAAGAACCCTTACCAATGAAAGTGTACAGAAAATGGCTATTTGCATAAAGAGAAAGCCAACAGTCATAAAGACCATTGACTCAATCACCATAAACAAACTCCATATGGTAATCTGTATTCAAAGCACGCAGTTCACCCTGTTCAACAGCAGTCTTTATGACCCGTTAGCCTGTCTTTTTATGCACTTTAAAATCGTCAGTGTTTCTGACGGGATCCCAAACATGTGTACATTTGATGCCGATCTTTCAAAGTGTGAAGTTAGCATCAGTAATCTTACCACAGATGATCTCCTCTTCTTGCTGGGTTGAAAATCAACATTGTCCTGAGAGCTGCTGGATCCAACCTGCTTTCTCTTCCTGCCTTGTTCTTGGTCTGAAAAGACAACACAGCCAAGGGGTGTTTTAAGAATTACTCAACTGGTGAAGAACAATATGTTAACAGAGACATTTCTTGCAGTTTGAAaccattttgttatttttcactaCCTGAACACCAGATTCAGTAAAATCTTCTTTGTTGACGTTTTGACTTTGCTTAATTGGGCCCAGACTGACTTTTCCCATTGTTGTGTACATTAACTTTTTCATCCTTAATATTTAAATGACACATACATAACAATGTAACATGAACTTTAACAAAGTGCTTATAAAAAAGTTATCATTTACCTTCTTTATCCCCAAACTGAAAAATACATGCAGCCACAGCCCCCTCCAAAGTGCTCGTGCTTTCTACGACctgaaaccaaaacagaaaaagtttCTTTGAAGAGCTCAGGTCAGGAGATTAAACGGGTTATATCAAAAGTATAGATGGCTATCATGATCTGAAAAGTGCAATGCATCCGCTAAGTCTCAACTCACTTGAATCAACTCTGTCCTTGTGAGCTGAGGAAACATCTCCagcagtttgtttattttctcctcaATGTCGTGGTCTTCTTCATCGGTGTGATCAGATTCTGCATATTTTGAGGATTTCTTATTGGCACTCCTAAAGAAGAAGCGTATATGACCGTAAACCACATGACAGCAtgcatgtggaaaaaaagtttttaacaaAGTGACGGTATTTGAGGTGACACCTACATGGAATTACTGCTTTGTGATACTTTCTTTTTGCTTTTGGAAACGGTTCCTTCCTCCTCCAAATCAACAGAATTGACCTCTTCAAAAACCACTCCTCGGACATGGGGCTTTGGTGGAGCTTTGACAGGTTTCATTTTagctggaaagaaaaaaaaaattgaaataaaagtcATCATGGTATAACAGATATTTTAGCCTCTgggcggaaaaaaaaaatgcaggtgTGACACATGGTTAGGGATGTGATCCGTTTGACAAGACCCATCAGTGCATAATGTGTCATGTACTGATGTCAGAAGCCAATGTGCATCTTTTAATGGGCAGGAGACGACACTCGATTGACAAACTGTGATTTGATTTCTTGGTCAACGTGAAAGAAAACATAATCAGTGTGAGAGTCTGACACTATCTTTAAGAAAGATCAGTGACATGCAGTTTGTAACACATGTTCCTGTGCAAGAGGAGGGACTATTTGCAAAATGCATCCAATCACacaacttatttaaaaaaaaaaaacagacagaaagatatTATACATGACTGACATGTTGCCTGCTGTGATAGTATTATGTCACCATTCCTCCCTTTTGTGCAGGTTGATCATCATGTCCTGACATGTGAGCTCTCATTGTGTTGCTGTGGTTGAAATCTGTTTCAGGTCTTGGGGGAGATGTGCCACTGTCTCAAAAGCTTCCATTTCTGATATACCATCACATTATTGTTATTGTAATTCTGACAACacgttaataaaaaaaaaccatgtcaCTCTTCACCTGGCTTGTTCTCCTTCTCTGACTCTGGACTTTTGGAGCCGCTGTCCGCTTCTTTGTTTGTCGTCTTCGCTGCCTTCTTGTCAAATCGAAAACGGTCCAGGTTGAACGTACTCATGCTCATAGCCCCTCTCTTGACTGGTGGTGGCAGCcctttgtttctttatattcagcagtgtttttctGGAAGCCCGTGTTGCAAGCTAATCGTTACCTAGCCGGATGTTAGCGTAGCAGCTAGGGTAGCTGTGGGTAGGAGAGACGGTGTTTTTAAGCCGTGTCACTGCTCAAAATTCAACTTTGACAGTTTTAATTACTGGACTAATAAAGGACAGACCTTACGACAGAGACTGTTGTTAAATCCGGAGTCCATTAGAAGCGCTACGCTTACAGCCGGTTTCCCGCTAACTCCAGCGGCCCAGGAGGATGCAAAGCCAGCGACGCTCATTGGTTAGAAGAAGAGCGAGCCGGGAGGAAACCGGAAACTCACGATTACGTCAAGATAGAACTCTGCACCTTACTTCCGCATCCGCTTCAATTTTGATTCACAAACCAACAGCGACACAGACACGTATTTCCCCGCGCAGTTATccagtgtcccccccccccccttatatGTAATATATAATTGCATCATTATGGTATTACAGTAGTTTTAAAGGGAACTTCGCACCAGGTGATAGAATATCTGGAAGTGAACTATCTTGACGATCGTCACAGCATCGCTTATGAAACGACGGTGATATCGCAACATTAAACGTAAAAGGCTCTCCgcgagtgggcgtggcttcggCGCATTCCGTGGACACGCCCACAGcatcccagaggagagagaacagctacattttttataaacttataagtttttttcattgctgaaatttggcctggtggttaataagacattcttcttttgtataaaaaactaaaaaacaggttttttttttggtttacaggAACTTTCTTTGAAAAAACTCAAGTTTGTGATAGTTCAAAAACATGATCCAGGAATCAGTTTGCAAATCCAACACAGTGGGCAATCATAACAAACCAATGTTATACACTGgcagacatatttatttatttattgatgcatttatttaattagcctatttatttatttatttatttataactttaGGCCTATGCATTTtttcccaacatttatttatttatttatttatgtatttattcatatgGCACCTCCAACCAGCCACTATAGTTATAAATTATCtgacaccaacaacaaaaaattatcACGtgcacacttttatttttaaagcaaaataaaaattattttcaaactataaatataaacacatttaccATTTAGTAAATGTCATCTCAAGTTTATCTTGCGATCTGAACGAAATAGACATTATATCTgtgaagaagaaagaacaaaaacaacaaagtacaGGAACACACTAACAAACAGGGACGATTAAACGCAGGTCATTTAAGCGATAACATACGAATAGGCATCATATAAAACAgacacagcagaaacaaacatttaattcagaTCTAATGTGATTTAGATTTAGAGACTGTAATACATTTACTGATCAAAAGGGGGCAGCAGATAACCATAGTCTGACGAGATGATGAGGCTGTGTCAAAC
Proteins encoded in this region:
- the smarcad1a gene encoding SWI/SNF-related matrix-associated actin-dependent regulator of chromatin subfamily A containing DEAD/H box 1A — its product is MSMSTFNLDRFRFDKKAAKTTNKEADSGSKSPESEKENKPAKMKPVKAPPKPHVRGVVFEEVNSVDLEEEGTVSKSKKKVSQSSNSMSANKKSSKYAESDHTDEEDHDIEEKINKLLEMFPQLTRTELIQVVESTSTLEGAVAACIFQFGDKEDQEQGRKRKQVGSSSSQDNVDFQPSKKRRSSVATDDEDSEDKTPSFEKKEAMVRRLQRKFPDPDKEELRMVLQEHDWNYEDALQALQVFSDQENTSHSSNEAEEDNPSKSKSKDKSSSDHRKSTKHKDDADDSSDDTDATKDSEDESDSDDSRGPQNKPRISTLSSWLTLSPAPVSSSAPVKKTTTSSSLKPTSSSSSTAQMLSRFASGTSIAKKQAAESKKKARASDQHVSSGGESDEDAVSSEFEDSDEELDTKGGMTDLKKEILTFLQEASIDELSLIAGCSVKKAQKIVELRPFDSWKRVVDVFIKNNGLSEQLLVGCKVVLKERKVVRGLMSKCETISTKMANQVNSVIAKGTGAMKSPRVLNSQLKLKPYQLIGLNWLLLLHEHNLSGILADEMGLGKTIQAIAFLAQLYQNGKEGPHLITVPASTLDNWVRELKLWCPSLKVLVYYGSMEDRRYLRHDILNEAVKFNVIVTTYNLAIGNENDRSLFRKLRLSYAVFDEGHMLKNMNTLRYRHLMAINAEHRLLLTGTPLQNNLLELMSLLNFIMPSMFSSSTTQISKMFSMKSHEEQSRFERDRISQAKLIMKPFILRRVKSEVLKQLPEKEEKVEFCPMSEKQKVLYQSLLKKLKGSTNGEKRELCNVMMQLRKMANHPLLHRQYYTTEKLKAMSKLMLKEPTHFDAEPALIQEDMEVMSDFELHNLCKQYSSISSYKLENDLLLDSGKFHHLTELLTSLKNKGDRVVLFSQFTMMLDIVEVLLKHLTHRYVRLDGSTPIADRIVLIDEFNTDPDIFVFLLSTRAGGLGINLTSANVVILHDIDCNPYNDKQAEDRCHRLGQTRTVKVMKLISKDSIEDCILQLGQKKLKLEQDMTAAEEGGEGTIPEDMASLLKASLGL